A single region of the Hoeflea prorocentri genome encodes:
- the flgF gene encoding flagellar basal-body rod protein FlgF, producing the protein MQSSLYVALSSQIALVNRLNTLADNVANASTVGYRPTEIRFESLMNEGTAFVSDGETYLSSVGGGMTQTESLLDFAVQGDGWFAIETPAGMTLTRDGRFTMSEAGELVTLNGYPVLDPGGAPIQLNGNAEPPKVSRDGIIRQEGAIVGSIGVFTADLEQGFVRFENSGVVPAGEPEPVVDQTNSGVLQGYLEYSGVNAMAEMSRLIMVTRAFESTASLVKKSEGTLDEAIRTLGAV; encoded by the coding sequence ATGCAATCATCCCTTTATGTCGCGCTGTCATCCCAGATCGCGCTTGTGAACCGGCTCAATACACTTGCCGACAATGTCGCCAATGCGAGCACGGTCGGCTACCGGCCCACCGAAATCCGTTTCGAATCGCTGATGAATGAAGGCACGGCTTTCGTATCCGACGGCGAAACCTATCTGTCGTCGGTTGGCGGGGGCATGACCCAAACGGAAAGCCTGCTTGACTTCGCGGTGCAGGGTGACGGCTGGTTCGCCATCGAGACGCCGGCCGGCATGACCCTGACGCGCGACGGGCGCTTCACCATGTCCGAGGCGGGTGAACTGGTCACCTTGAACGGTTACCCTGTGCTAGATCCGGGCGGGGCTCCGATCCAGCTCAACGGCAATGCCGAACCGCCAAAGGTTTCCCGCGACGGCATTATCCGCCAGGAGGGCGCGATTGTCGGCTCGATCGGTGTGTTCACCGCAGACCTTGAACAAGGTTTTGTGCGGTTCGAAAACAGCGGGGTTGTCCCCGCCGGTGAACCGGAACCGGTGGTCGACCAGACGAATTCCGGCGTGCTTCAGGGGTATCTGGAATATTCCGGTGTGAACGCCATGGCCGAAATGAGTCGCCTCATTATGGTCACCCGCGCATTTGAAAGCACCGCAAGCCTCGTCAAGAAGAGTGAGGGAACCCTTGATGAGGCGATAAGAACGCTCGGGGCGGTCTGA
- a CDS encoding DUF1217 domain-containing protein yields MVTTYINYQTITRDLDRSIEMVKQQPVTARETEYYLENISSAKTIDDFMSNDRLYNYALKAHGLEEIAYAKALIRKALTEGIDDPNSFANQLNDKRYRELVETFNFVRHNEITTIFTAAQQGTVDKYLRQTLEQNAGADNEGVRLALYFERNAPTITNAFEILADPALAIVARTILSLPPEFAGTNIDKQAEYFEEKIDFTDFSDPEKLNKLLQRFTSLWELENPSTTVTAASLFSSSSAGISSDLMLAINNLKLGG; encoded by the coding sequence ATGGTCACCACCTATATCAACTACCAGACGATTACCCGGGACCTGGACCGGTCGATTGAAATGGTCAAACAACAGCCCGTGACGGCTCGTGAGACGGAGTATTATCTCGAAAACATAAGCAGCGCGAAGACGATCGACGATTTCATGTCCAATGACCGTCTGTACAACTACGCGCTCAAGGCGCACGGGCTGGAGGAGATAGCCTATGCCAAGGCGCTGATCAGAAAAGCGCTGACAGAGGGGATCGATGATCCCAATTCCTTCGCGAACCAACTCAATGACAAACGCTATCGCGAGCTTGTCGAGACCTTCAACTTCGTTCGCCACAACGAGATCACGACCATTTTTACCGCTGCCCAGCAGGGCACAGTCGACAAATATCTGCGTCAGACGCTGGAACAGAATGCGGGCGCGGACAATGAAGGTGTTCGACTGGCGCTTTATTTTGAGCGCAACGCGCCGACAATCACCAACGCCTTCGAGATTCTCGCCGACCCGGCTCTCGCCATTGTCGCGCGGACGATTTTGAGCCTGCCGCCCGAGTTTGCCGGCACCAATATCGACAAACAGGCCGAGTATTTCGAGGAAAAGATCGATTTTACCGATTTCAGCGATCCTGAAAAACTCAACAAGCTGCTGCAACGGTTCACCAGCCTTTGGGAGCTGGAGAACCCCAGCACCACAGTGACCGCGGCCTCGCTTTTCAGCTCATCGTCGGCCGGCATCTCGTCTGATCTCATGCTGGCGATCAACAACCTCAAACTCGGCGGTTAG
- the motA gene encoding flagellar motor stator protein MotA: MNIIIGLVVTFGCILGGYMAMGGYVSVLMQPWELVIIGGAAFGGFLVANPMKTIKDSGTALWEAFRFAVPKERDYLDTLSVLYGLMRDLRSKSRNEIEAHIDNPEESSIFQTAPSVLKNKDLTAFICDYVRLIIIGNARPHEIESLMDEEINTIEHDKLKSYHAIVTVSDACPAIGIIAAVLGVIKAMGAIDQSPEILGALIGAALVGTFLGIFLSYSVLGPIAAQIKLVRDKQNRLYVIVKQTLLAYMNGSVPQVALEHGRKTISSYERPSIDAVEQEMMTPGSGGGEKAA; this comes from the coding sequence ATGAACATCATCATCGGTCTCGTCGTGACATTCGGATGTATCCTCGGTGGCTATATGGCCATGGGCGGCTATGTCAGCGTGCTCATGCAGCCTTGGGAACTGGTCATTATCGGCGGTGCAGCTTTTGGCGGCTTCTTGGTCGCCAACCCCATGAAAACCATCAAGGATTCCGGGACAGCCCTTTGGGAGGCCTTTCGCTTTGCGGTTCCCAAGGAGCGTGATTATCTCGATACGCTGTCGGTACTCTACGGGCTGATGCGCGACCTGCGGTCAAAATCGCGCAATGAAATCGAGGCCCATATCGACAATCCGGAAGAATCGAGCATTTTCCAGACGGCGCCGTCCGTTCTGAAGAACAAGGACCTGACCGCATTCATATGTGATTATGTCCGACTGATCATCATCGGCAATGCAAGGCCGCATGAGATCGAGTCCCTGATGGACGAAGAAATCAACACGATCGAGCACGACAAGCTCAAATCCTACCATGCCATTGTGACGGTGTCCGATGCCTGTCCGGCGATCGGCATCATCGCCGCCGTTCTTGGTGTTATCAAGGCCATGGGCGCGATCGATCAGTCGCCGGAAATTCTCGGCGCGCTGATCGGCGCCGCGCTGGTCGGGACGTTTCTGGGTATCTTTCTGTCCTACTCGGTCCTTGGGCCGATCGCCGCTCAGATCAAGCTCGTCAGGGACAAGCAGAACCGCCTCTACGTCATCGTCAAGCAGACGCTTCTGGCCTATATGAACGGCTCGGTTCCGCAGGTCGCGCTGGAGCATGGCCGCAAAACCATTTCTTCCTACGAGCGTCCGTCCATCGATGCCGTCGAGCAGGAAATGATGACGCCCGGCTCGGGCGGCGGCGAAAAGGCGGCCTGA
- a CDS encoding FliM/FliN family flagellar motor switch protein — translation MADEAPQTHSGFDRTLLQRMIGQSGDRETLETKCETLAEVAAMSLSLQAAETIGVPIEVEFDAFEIGSKSELTGSFPDHVTVCAAQIGGWTSDITLCGSNIFVIAVMECMLGGSLPDDAKIEPRELSAIELDVATVIFRQLADSVRMGIASPPTDDVVTDGALAELPEPLEDEADPPSIMLRFELTVGPIKAPFCAVIAQRPILKATIVEHKEEKPPMRERPEWATKLTTQVSRSHILLDARIALSEITLGDVARLQIGDVLPFADEGAVRALLSAGDKQLFWCEFGKAGDRYTVRVQEPHKHDQELMRELAAG, via the coding sequence ATGGCTGACGAAGCACCCCAAACACATAGCGGGTTTGACCGAACACTTCTGCAACGCATGATCGGCCAATCGGGTGACCGCGAAACCCTGGAGACGAAGTGCGAGACACTTGCAGAAGTGGCCGCCATGTCGCTGTCTCTGCAGGCCGCCGAAACAATCGGCGTACCGATCGAAGTCGAATTCGACGCATTTGAGATCGGAAGCAAATCGGAACTCACGGGCTCGTTTCCCGATCATGTGACCGTGTGTGCCGCACAGATCGGCGGGTGGACAAGTGACATCACGCTTTGCGGCAGCAACATTTTTGTGATTGCCGTCATGGAGTGCATGCTGGGCGGCTCGCTCCCCGACGATGCAAAGATTGAACCACGCGAACTGTCGGCCATCGAGCTCGATGTCGCAACCGTCATCTTCCGCCAACTCGCAGACAGTGTGAGAATGGGTATCGCGTCACCGCCGACCGATGACGTCGTTACCGACGGTGCTCTGGCCGAACTTCCCGAGCCGCTGGAAGACGAAGCGGACCCGCCAAGCATCATGCTGCGTTTTGAATTGACTGTCGGGCCCATCAAGGCACCGTTTTGCGCCGTTATCGCCCAACGGCCGATCCTGAAAGCCACGATCGTCGAGCACAAGGAAGAAAAACCCCCTATGCGCGAGCGGCCGGAATGGGCGACCAAGCTCACGACCCAGGTCAGCCGGTCGCATATCCTGCTTGATGCGCGGATTGCGCTGAGCGAGATAACACTTGGTGATGTCGCGCGCCTGCAGATCGGCGACGTTCTGCCGTTTGCCGACGAAGGCGCTGTTCGCGCACTCCTGTCGGCCGGCGACAAACAGCTTTTCTGGTGCGAATTCGGCAAAGCGGGCGACCGCTACACCGTTCGCGTGCAGGAGCCACACAAACACGATCAAGAGCTTATGAGGGAACTGGCCGCAGGATGA
- the fliN gene encoding flagellar motor switch protein FliN, with protein MSDKKAMKDEGLADEEPQEEIDQAIDDLRGVLEQDAAGTANIEASEDQPFGGGDFSMDDFPETAGADAPDFSGGLDASEPSAPDAGLGSADFGGDFAAQSASDAPAGATGATGTVANADIIMDIPVEVQIVLGKTRMKVSNLMSLDEGATISLDRKIGETVDIMVNGRMIGHGEITVLEEDETRFGVRLTEILGTGK; from the coding sequence ATGTCTGACAAAAAGGCCATGAAGGACGAAGGTCTGGCCGACGAAGAACCCCAGGAAGAGATTGACCAGGCCATCGACGACCTGCGCGGTGTCCTTGAACAGGATGCCGCCGGCACGGCGAATATTGAAGCAAGCGAAGACCAACCCTTTGGCGGCGGTGACTTTTCCATGGACGACTTTCCCGAAACAGCCGGGGCGGACGCGCCCGATTTCTCCGGCGGACTGGACGCATCCGAACCATCGGCTCCGGACGCCGGCCTCGGCTCAGCCGATTTCGGGGGCGATTTCGCAGCGCAGTCCGCGTCGGACGCACCCGCCGGCGCAACCGGCGCGACGGGAACAGTCGCCAATGCCGATATCATCATGGATATCCCCGTCGAGGTGCAAATCGTTCTCGGCAAGACGCGCATGAAGGTGTCCAATCTGATGAGCCTTGACGAGGGAGCAACGATCTCGCTCGACAGGAAGATCGGCGAGACGGTGGACATCATGGTCAATGGACGCATGATCGGGCATGGCGAGATCACCGTCCTGGAAGAGGACGAGACGCGCTTCGGCGTCCGCCTTACGGAAATCCTCGGCACCGGCAAATGA
- a CDS encoding flagellar motor switch protein FliG, translating to MMDGYEELSGGNAVGQPLSKSQKAAAILIAMGKPVAGKLLKFFSPTELQTIISSAQSLRSIPPQELEDVVSEFEDLFTEGTGLMDNAKAMQGILEEGLEPEELDGLLAEGKTSGSTKSSIWDQLQETDPAFIGRFLTNEHPQTIAYVVSMLPSSFAAKILLEVPEKNRANIVHRAVNMKSVNPKIAEIIEQRVSQMVSELDDQKGDEATNRVADLMNELEKPVVDALLTELESINSEDAARVKPLVFLFDDIVEMPARSRVTLLDDMGAETITVALRNAGDEVKEAVLSSIGARQRRMIEADLSEDMPNITQRDIAVARRSITQEAIRLASQGQIELTEEQESEAA from the coding sequence ATGATGGACGGCTACGAGGAACTTTCCGGCGGCAATGCGGTGGGGCAACCCCTTTCAAAGTCGCAAAAGGCGGCCGCAATTCTGATTGCCATGGGCAAACCCGTGGCCGGCAAACTGCTGAAATTCTTCTCTCCCACCGAGCTGCAGACCATCATCTCAAGCGCACAATCGCTACGCAGCATCCCGCCTCAGGAACTTGAAGATGTCGTCAGCGAGTTTGAAGACCTGTTCACCGAGGGCACCGGTCTCATGGACAACGCCAAGGCAATGCAGGGTATTCTGGAAGAGGGGCTGGAGCCTGAAGAGCTGGATGGCCTTTTGGCTGAAGGGAAGACATCCGGCAGCACCAAATCCTCGATCTGGGACCAGTTGCAGGAGACGGATCCGGCCTTCATCGGCCGCTTCCTGACCAATGAGCACCCGCAGACAATCGCCTATGTCGTTTCCATGCTGCCGTCTTCCTTCGCAGCCAAGATCCTGTTGGAGGTTCCGGAAAAGAACCGGGCCAATATTGTCCACCGTGCCGTGAACATGAAATCCGTCAATCCCAAGATTGCCGAGATTATCGAACAGCGGGTTTCGCAAATGGTCTCGGAACTCGACGATCAAAAGGGCGACGAGGCGACAAACCGTGTCGCGGATCTCATGAACGAGCTTGAGAAACCGGTCGTCGATGCCCTGCTGACCGAACTGGAGAGCATCAATTCCGAGGATGCCGCACGCGTCAAACCGCTTGTCTTCCTGTTCGACGACATCGTGGAAATGCCGGCGCGCAGCCGTGTCACGCTGTTGGATGATATGGGCGCCGAAACGATTACCGTGGCATTGCGCAATGCGGGCGATGAGGTGAAGGAAGCTGTCCTGTCGTCGATCGGTGCACGGCAACGGCGCATGATTGAAGCGGATTTGAGCGAAGACATGCCCAATATCACGCAAAGGGATATCGCCGTCGCACGTCGTTCGATCACGCAGGAAGCCATTCGACTGGCCTCACAGGGGCAAATTGAACTGACAGAAGAGCAGGAAAGCGAGGCGGCGTAA
- the flhB gene encoding flagellar biosynthesis protein FlhB, giving the protein MSEEQDKDSKTEEPTEKKIRDAVEKGNIPFSREVPIFASSMAILVFCVFFMPSGASYLTVSLTDLFANSSRISLSNGEDAVSLFNHVFWEVSHLLLPAFALMMVFGIAASVMQNIPRPAAERVKPQLSRVSIKKGFKRLFGAQGLVDFAKSITKILVISAIVAVAMLSDYFEVLTGMFSDPATVPQTMARLARKVFVIILIATAVLAMADLLWTRYHWRQELRMTRQELKDEIKQTDGDPIVKARQRSLARDRARQRMISDVPRATLVIANPTHYAVALRYKREEDEAPVVVAKGQDLVALKIREIAEGNDIPVFEDPPLARSIFAQASVGSVIPPAFYKAVAELIHVVYAKSATAMNQDSPR; this is encoded by the coding sequence ATGTCTGAAGAACAGGACAAGGACAGCAAAACAGAAGAACCGACCGAGAAAAAAATCCGCGATGCCGTCGAGAAGGGAAACATACCCTTCTCCCGCGAGGTGCCGATCTTCGCTTCCTCAATGGCAATCCTCGTGTTCTGCGTTTTTTTCATGCCATCGGGCGCTTCCTATCTGACCGTTTCGCTGACCGACCTCTTCGCCAACTCGTCACGGATATCCCTATCCAACGGTGAGGATGCGGTTTCTCTCTTCAACCATGTCTTCTGGGAAGTCAGCCATCTCCTGTTGCCGGCCTTTGCCCTGATGATGGTCTTCGGCATTGCGGCTTCCGTTATGCAGAACATTCCGCGCCCGGCAGCTGAACGCGTCAAGCCGCAGCTTTCGCGGGTCTCGATCAAGAAGGGTTTCAAGCGGCTGTTCGGTGCGCAGGGTCTGGTGGATTTCGCCAAATCGATCACCAAGATCCTGGTCATTTCGGCCATTGTCGCCGTGGCGATGCTGAGCGACTATTTCGAGGTCCTGACGGGTATGTTCTCAGACCCGGCTACGGTTCCGCAGACCATGGCCCGGCTGGCACGCAAGGTCTTCGTTATCATCCTGATTGCCACCGCGGTCCTGGCCATGGCCGATCTTTTGTGGACGCGCTACCACTGGCGCCAGGAGCTGCGGATGACACGGCAGGAACTCAAGGATGAGATCAAGCAGACCGACGGTGATCCGATCGTCAAGGCACGGCAGCGCTCCCTGGCGCGGGACCGCGCGCGACAACGGATGATTTCCGATGTGCCGCGCGCCACCCTGGTGATCGCCAACCCGACACACTATGCGGTGGCCCTGCGCTACAAACGCGAGGAAGACGAGGCGCCTGTCGTTGTTGCAAAAGGCCAGGATCTTGTCGCCCTGAAAATTCGTGAAATTGCAGAAGGCAATGACATCCCCGTGTTCGAGGATCCGCCGCTCGCCCGCTCCATCTTTGCACAAGCTTCGGTTGGTAGCGTCATTCCACCGGCTTTCTACAAGGCCGTCGCCGAACTAATCCATGTCGTCTATGCAAAATCGGCAACAGCAATGAATCAGGACAGCCCGAGATAA
- a CDS encoding helix-turn-helix transcriptional regulator, protein MFVNNEGETLETALRKSVNDNLDACQPWPMKTDNDPEGASDLEDAAQELRTILGADGYVVCRVNRFASSDSQRVSVVLSSLDRDMRKTVSQVSAAIEAHMEWSLLPFTWAGETGGTAQGPYVEELAAHKTPIGGVGFPVKLGIMGNGFALFFGSDLDLSGDRVVEFHRDIYRIMRELLALDVQRISPHQNLNDRELQCLQLAADGHKSEAIAEELSLSVHTVNAYLGFAATKLDAVNRIQAIAKAIRLGLIG, encoded by the coding sequence TTGTTCGTCAATAACGAGGGCGAGACGTTGGAGACGGCACTTAGAAAATCGGTCAATGACAATCTCGACGCTTGTCAGCCATGGCCAATGAAAACTGATAATGACCCCGAAGGGGCTTCGGATCTTGAGGACGCTGCACAGGAGTTGCGGACGATACTCGGGGCGGATGGATATGTCGTATGCCGGGTGAACCGTTTTGCCTCCAGCGACAGCCAGCGTGTATCGGTCGTGTTGAGTTCGCTCGACCGCGATATGCGCAAGACCGTGTCACAAGTCAGCGCAGCCATTGAAGCCCATATGGAATGGTCCTTGCTTCCGTTTACCTGGGCGGGCGAAACCGGTGGTACAGCGCAGGGTCCTTATGTTGAGGAACTTGCCGCGCACAAAACACCGATCGGTGGTGTCGGTTTCCCTGTAAAGCTGGGCATCATGGGCAATGGTTTTGCCCTGTTCTTCGGCTCGGATCTGGATTTGAGCGGTGATAGAGTGGTGGAATTCCATCGCGATATCTATCGCATCATGCGTGAATTGCTGGCACTGGATGTGCAGCGTATTTCACCGCATCAGAACCTCAATGACCGTGAACTTCAGTGCCTGCAACTGGCTGCGGATGGTCATAAGAGCGAAGCGATTGCCGAAGAGCTTTCCCTGTCCGTCCACACGGTGAACGCCTATCTCGGGTTTGCTGCAACCAAGCTGGATGCGGTCAACAGGATACAGGCGATCGCAAAGGCGATACGCCTCGGCCTGATCGGTTGA
- the visN gene encoding transcriptional regulator VisN translates to MRIFEQQRARGAAMSRARLLEDVRAASQSGDIADGLKLIADYAGAANYLLARWDVYSEGNLEFAVSANWPFDLVRTLGSVLVRAQFKITEIERCTSAMLPTFIDCPKPISMPAHLSRQLCVVPFDVGPARMVLMLCFVDGMIFSQNRLHDIAQICAYHLASFQEDIFGVEVLQELTERELECLSWIAEGKTSDEISLIIGISRNTVNNYITSIMKKTSTKTRSEAIAHAVRNNLI, encoded by the coding sequence GTGCGAATATTCGAACAGCAACGGGCAAGGGGTGCTGCCATGAGCAGGGCGCGATTGCTCGAGGACGTGCGGGCGGCCAGCCAGTCCGGTGACATCGCCGATGGGCTGAAGTTGATTGCCGATTACGCCGGTGCCGCAAATTATCTTCTGGCCCGCTGGGACGTATATTCGGAAGGCAATCTTGAGTTTGCGGTGTCGGCCAACTGGCCGTTCGATCTGGTGCGCACGCTCGGATCCGTTCTGGTGCGTGCGCAGTTCAAGATCACCGAAATCGAACGCTGCACATCGGCAATGCTGCCGACATTCATCGACTGTCCCAAACCAATATCGATGCCGGCCCATTTGAGCCGTCAGCTTTGCGTGGTCCCTTTCGATGTCGGACCGGCCCGCATGGTTCTTATGCTGTGTTTTGTGGACGGTATGATCTTTTCCCAGAACAGGCTCCATGACATCGCTCAGATCTGCGCCTATCACCTGGCCAGTTTTCAGGAAGACATCTTCGGTGTCGAAGTGCTGCAGGAACTGACCGAGCGCGAACTGGAGTGCCTGTCCTGGATTGCCGAGGGCAAGACCAGCGACGAGATTTCGCTGATCATCGGAATCTCACGCAACACAGTGAACAATTACATCACCAGCATCATGAAGAAGACGTCCACAAAAACCAGATCGGAGGCGATTGCCCATGCCGTAAGAAACAACCTGATATAA
- the fliF gene encoding flagellar basal-body MS-ring/collar protein FliF, whose protein sequence is MSLLDQLSSLPGNLATLGTKRLVALAGTGALAIALVALAAVFLNRPSYETLYVGLEGSDSNQIAIALGEMGVPFEVSSDGETVSVPAGLTARARMTLAERGLPNSSTSGYELFDNVGSLGLTSFMQEVTRVRALEGEIARTIRSINGISAARVHIVMPDRGSFRRGEQKPSASVMVRAIGGDGRRAAQSIRHLVAASVPGLSVDDVTVLDSTGQLLASGDDFSNSTMNRSLNVVQTVESEIVGNIDKALAPFLGIDNFRASVRANINTDTQQIQETVFDPESRVERSIRITRENNASNSSESNAPATVEQNLPQEQAATAAGPQSSKSNERKEEQTNYEINSKTIATVRNSYSVERLSIAVVINEGRIKAMLGESATKADIDEHLAELQQIVASASGLDTDRGDQIKLTVVQFLEAELLSEAAQSENIGQTVGRHLGSMINAGAFVLVALLVVWFGFRPLANALTASAGTEEETGPDLPDFSPNTATMEGFGADFGFDPNDEAGAPDAGELALGGDGAAAADPLPNFGAAPTEDIGRRVKEGPERRLARMVEINEERAAKILRKWAIDDAA, encoded by the coding sequence ATGAGTCTGTTGGACCAACTTTCCAGCTTACCGGGAAATCTGGCAACTCTCGGAACCAAACGCCTTGTTGCGCTGGCCGGTACCGGAGCGCTCGCCATTGCGCTTGTCGCGCTTGCGGCGGTGTTCCTGAACCGTCCCAGCTATGAGACGCTCTATGTCGGACTGGAAGGCAGCGATTCCAACCAGATTGCAATTGCATTGGGTGAGATGGGGGTGCCGTTCGAGGTCAGCTCGGACGGTGAGACGGTCAGCGTTCCTGCCGGTCTGACGGCACGCGCCAGAATGACCCTGGCCGAACGCGGCCTTCCGAACAGTTCGACCTCCGGCTATGAACTGTTCGACAATGTCGGCTCGCTCGGATTGACCTCCTTTATGCAGGAGGTGACCCGCGTGCGGGCTCTTGAGGGCGAGATTGCCCGCACAATCCGCTCAATCAATGGAATTTCCGCCGCACGTGTTCATATCGTCATGCCCGATCGCGGCAGTTTCCGCCGTGGTGAACAAAAACCGTCGGCATCCGTTATGGTGCGGGCTATCGGCGGCGATGGCCGGCGGGCCGCACAGTCGATAAGGCACCTGGTTGCCGCTTCGGTTCCGGGTTTGAGCGTTGACGACGTGACGGTGCTCGATTCGACCGGCCAGTTGCTTGCGTCCGGGGATGACTTCTCCAACAGCACGATGAACCGGTCGCTGAATGTCGTGCAGACGGTCGAGTCCGAGATTGTCGGCAATATCGACAAGGCTCTGGCTCCGTTCCTTGGCATTGATAATTTCCGCGCCAGCGTGCGGGCAAACATAAACACCGATACCCAGCAGATTCAGGAAACCGTATTCGATCCAGAGTCGCGCGTTGAGCGTTCCATCAGGATCACGCGGGAAAACAATGCGTCGAACAGCTCCGAATCGAACGCGCCTGCGACCGTTGAACAGAACCTTCCTCAGGAGCAGGCGGCGACCGCCGCCGGGCCCCAGTCGTCGAAATCGAATGAGCGCAAGGAAGAGCAGACCAACTACGAGATCAATTCCAAGACGATTGCAACGGTCAGGAACAGCTACAGTGTTGAAAGGCTGTCGATCGCGGTCGTCATCAACGAGGGCCGTATAAAGGCCATGCTCGGCGAGTCAGCCACCAAGGCCGATATCGACGAGCATCTGGCCGAACTGCAACAGATTGTTGCCTCCGCATCCGGCCTCGACACCGACCGTGGTGATCAGATCAAGCTCACGGTCGTGCAGTTCCTTGAAGCCGAGTTGCTTAGCGAAGCCGCACAAAGCGAAAATATCGGCCAGACCGTCGGCCGCCACCTTGGCAGCATGATCAATGCCGGCGCCTTTGTTCTCGTGGCCTTGCTTGTTGTCTGGTTCGGGTTCCGGCCGCTGGCAAATGCGCTGACCGCATCGGCGGGCACCGAGGAGGAAACCGGTCCGGATCTGCCGGACTTCAGTCCGAACACCGCCACCATGGAAGGATTTGGTGCCGATTTCGGATTTGATCCCAACGATGAAGCGGGCGCGCCGGATGCCGGCGAGCTGGCGTTGGGCGGTGATGGAGCTGCCGCAGCCGATCCGCTGCCGAATTTCGGTGCCGCTCCAACCGAAGATATCGGGCGGCGTGTGAAGGAAGGGCCGGAGCGGCGGCTTGCACGCATGGTTGAAATCAACGAAGAGCGTGCCGCCAAGATCCTGCGCAAATGGGCTATAGACGACGCCGCCTAG
- a CDS encoding chemotaxis protein CheD (catalyzes the conversion of glutamine residues to glutamate on methyl-accepting chemotaxis receptors): MTVAVPQKRLHVIQGKYLVSDDPNVVLSTILGSCVAACLRDPVAGVGGMNHFLLPGEAGSSGEATRYGVHLMELLINGLLQKGAKKDRLEAKVFGGAQTMSRLSDVGRQNGEFAERFLTDEAIPIVNASLGGELGRKVEFWPVSGRARQNILTGTETLKAVALEAPAAPKKPAPDDIEFF, from the coding sequence ATGACGGTTGCAGTTCCCCAAAAACGTTTGCACGTCATACAGGGTAAATATCTGGTATCCGATGATCCGAATGTGGTGCTCAGCACGATCCTCGGATCGTGCGTTGCCGCCTGTTTGCGCGATCCCGTCGCCGGCGTGGGCGGGATGAATCATTTCCTTCTGCCCGGAGAGGCCGGGTCCTCCGGTGAAGCCACCCGCTACGGCGTTCATCTGATGGAGTTGCTCATCAACGGCCTGTTGCAGAAGGGCGCAAAGAAGGACAGGCTGGAGGCCAAGGTATTCGGCGGCGCGCAGACCATGTCGCGCCTCTCCGATGTCGGCCGGCAGAACGGTGAGTTTGCCGAACGTTTTTTGACCGACGAGGCCATTCCGATTGTGAACGCAAGCCTCGGCGGTGAACTCGGCCGCAAGGTGGAGTTCTGGCCGGTCAGCGGGCGGGCAAGGCAAAACATCCTTACCGGAACTGAAACCCTGAAAGCCGTTGCACTGGAAGCGCCTGCCGCGCCCAAGAAACCGGCCCCCGACGATATCGAGTTTTTCTAG
- a CDS encoding response regulator, producing MSVATRIKTLIVDDQVTSRLLLGEALQQLGFTKITTAGDGKQAYDIMQKDPHHLVISDFNMPVMDGLGLLQAIRTNASTKRAAFIILTAQGDKALVQKAAALGANNVLAKPFTIDKMKAAIEAVFGAL from the coding sequence ATGTCCGTTGCAACCAGAATCAAAACCCTGATCGTCGATGATCAGGTTACAAGCCGGCTGCTGCTTGGTGAGGCGCTTCAGCAGCTCGGCTTTACGAAGATTACCACCGCAGGCGATGGCAAGCAGGCCTACGACATCATGCAGAAGGACCCGCATCACCTCGTCATCTCGGATTTCAATATGCCCGTCATGGATGGCCTGGGGTTGCTGCAAGCAATCCGCACCAATGCATCGACGAAGCGCGCGGCCTTTATCATCCTGACTGCTCAGGGAGACAAGGCCCTGGTGCAAAAGGCAGCTGCCCTCGGGGCCAACAATGTCCTCGCCAAGCCTTTCACCATAGACAAGATGAAGGCGGCGATCGAGGCGGTCTTCGGGGCTCTTTGA